A stretch of Caenorhabditis elegans chromosome IV DNA encodes these proteins:
- the cmk-1 gene encoding Calcium/calmodulin-dependent protein kinase type 1 (Confirmed by transcript evidence) yields MPLFKRRDGSGPAPNATIREKYDFRDVLGTGAFSKVFLAESKSDAGQMYAVKCIDKKALKGKEESLENEIKVLRKLRHNNIVQLFDTYDEKQFVYLVMELVTGGELFDRIVAKGSYTEQDASNLIRQVLEAVGFMHDNGVVHRDLKPENLLYYNQDEDSKIMISDFGLSKTEDSGVMATACGTPGYVAPEVLQQKPYGKAVDVWSIGVIAYILLCGYPPFYDESDANLFAQIIKGEYEFDAPYWDQISDSAKDFITHLMCCDPEARFTCQDALSHPWISGNTAYTHDIHGTVAVHLKKSLAKRNWKKAYNAAAAIRQLQMLRLSSNSNRLQKQASQQQPEPPTPAFHA; encoded by the exons GTGTTCCTAGCCGAATCAAAAAGTGATGCCGGTCAGATGTATGCAGTCAAATGCATTGACAAAAAAGCACTGAAGGGAAAAGAAGAATCACTGGAAAACGAGATTAAAGTTCTGAGGAA gctcCGACACAACAATATTGTTCAACTATTCGATACATACGACGAGAAGCAGTTTGTGTATCTTGTGATGGAGCTGGTCACCGGTGGAGAGCTTTTCGATAGAATTGTTGCAAAAGGGTCCTACACGGAACAGGACGCGTCGAATCTTATTAGACAG gtattGGAAGCAGTCGGGTTTATGCACGACAACGGAGTCGTCCATCGTGACCTGAAACCTGAAAACCTTTTATATTACAACCAAGACGAGGACTCCAAAATAATGATCTCAGATTTTGGACTTTCAAAAACCGAAGATTCAGGAGTAATGGCTACAGCGTGTGGAACACCGGGATACGTGGCACCAGAGGTCCTACAGCAGAAACCGTATGGAAAAGCAGTCGATGTTTGGTCGATTGGAGTTATAGCGTATATTTTGCTTTGCGG ATATCCACCATTCTACGACGAGAGCGATGCAAACCTATTCGCACAGATCATCAAAGGAGAATACGAGTTCGACGCGCCCTACTGGGATCAGATTTCCGATTCGG cTAAAGATTTTATCACACACTTAATGTGTTGTGACCCAGAAGCCCGATTCACGTGTCAGGATGCTCTGTCACATCCGTGGATCAGTGGAAATACGGCGTACACACACGATATTCACGGAACTGTCGCCGTACATCTTAAGAAGAGTTTGGCAAAACGGAACTGGAAAAAG gcTTACAACGCAGCCGCAGCAATCCGCCAGCTTCAAATGCTCCGTCTCTCCTCAAATAGCAATCGCCTACAGAAACAAGCTTCACAGCAGCAACCGGAGCCCCCTACACCCGCTTTTCACGCTTGA